Proteins co-encoded in one Halorussus vallis genomic window:
- a CDS encoding DUF7286 family protein, which translates to MKLADDERARVPFALVGVLLLVASASLSATLTSAPEADVDRSVERAVDRATAASQTALRGAVARAGRRAARAPVTTPANTTVGRVLNDSNPFRDYLRIRIYLAARAALAASTVQVGGGSGADGGGGTGVEASASLPATPNASALRAAKRRVHVERAGRRGESGLRVRIDDVTVVAERGGRVAAHETFTPELVVATPALALHDRVERFESRLNRGPLSPGLGRRLTARLYAVAWARGYAQYGGAPIENVVANRHVELATNGAILREQRIAFGRSDPAGRRALRWTTARVAATDFVEAVHARRGTARTNRLLTAAKKFGRTPPLSETRSRLSRDPSRSLRVGVNRTAERAYAALVGGGRNSDGLDAVLRNAYGADVRLTAAVETVRSDPRPTPRPPDVGSPDNWTVAEKRVETTVRVEASAGLEPGVPSGWHRLTAETRRVVRSLALVVRWRRGNETRQTIRRWTEEYRVGVGVAGDHREVDGAPPRPIARVHEPGGALDGPNFRDVRAKAVNRLVDRRGGYDRLARRAVGATLDTRPVTVTGRRPAELRAWVVEDLRTLRERVRNVTVEVSREGLVTGRATPAAALAERLRERRESLVAAPTRYDGVADRARVAARRAYIDEVVERLEARAGRTTRLQSGVGRALSNAGISLDRVRRIADATRSVETPAPRPMAAAGPGSPTNLSVDGAPPYLTLTALGHERVAAIPEGETRYPLAARNLNVFTAPYADAADTAVGLLDGARGSRRTDLRTAALALRGANRALANRTNRTLRARRARLRAALASSLRRVRSDFARRLDRRLDVTRAEREAAVRAGFGRWNTTAARALAAANGSAADAVAEELRAGSGSGGDARAQTRIRGQVRTALERARERAGGPPESAVGRASEAARTLARQEAKRVLGDALANATERARKRWFGEVLSQVPAGLPVAPVPGYWYATANVWHVGVEGRYARFTVRAPRGSPLSPDGSVAYTREAGRVRLDVDADGEAETLGRTEPVSFDVSTVVVVVVPPGKSGVGDTDGDADERSKGWSNGR; encoded by the coding sequence GTGAAACTGGCCGACGACGAGCGAGCGCGGGTCCCGTTCGCGCTGGTCGGCGTCCTGCTCCTGGTCGCGAGCGCGTCGTTGAGCGCCACGTTGACGAGTGCTCCGGAGGCCGACGTCGACCGGTCGGTCGAGCGGGCCGTCGACCGAGCGACCGCCGCGAGCCAGACCGCGCTCCGCGGCGCCGTCGCGCGGGCGGGACGGCGGGCCGCCCGCGCGCCCGTGACAACTCCCGCGAACACGACCGTCGGGCGCGTCCTGAACGACTCGAACCCGTTCCGCGACTACCTCCGAATCCGCATCTACCTCGCGGCGCGCGCGGCGCTCGCCGCCTCGACCGTCCAGGTTGGGGGCGGGAGTGGCGCCGACGGTGGCGGCGGTACCGGCGTCGAGGCGTCGGCGTCGCTTCCGGCCACGCCGAACGCCAGCGCACTCCGGGCCGCGAAGCGCCGCGTGCACGTCGAGCGTGCGGGCCGACGCGGCGAATCCGGACTGCGCGTTCGGATCGACGACGTCACGGTCGTCGCCGAGCGCGGCGGTCGAGTCGCCGCGCACGAGACGTTCACGCCCGAACTCGTCGTCGCGACGCCCGCGCTGGCGCTCCACGACCGGGTCGAGCGGTTCGAATCCCGGCTGAATCGCGGCCCGCTCTCGCCCGGTCTGGGCCGGCGACTCACCGCGCGCCTCTACGCCGTGGCGTGGGCCCGGGGCTACGCCCAGTACGGCGGTGCGCCCATCGAGAACGTCGTGGCGAACCGCCACGTCGAACTCGCGACGAACGGCGCGATACTCCGCGAACAGCGGATCGCGTTCGGCCGGAGCGACCCCGCCGGTCGGCGGGCGCTCCGCTGGACGACCGCCCGCGTGGCCGCGACCGACTTCGTCGAGGCCGTCCACGCCCGGCGCGGGACGGCCCGAACGAACCGTCTGCTGACCGCCGCGAAGAAGTTCGGCCGGACGCCGCCGCTCTCTGAAACCCGTTCGCGGCTCTCCCGCGACCCCTCGCGGTCGCTCCGGGTCGGAGTGAACCGAACCGCCGAACGCGCGTACGCCGCGCTGGTCGGCGGCGGAAGGAACTCCGACGGACTCGACGCCGTCCTCCGGAACGCGTACGGCGCGGACGTTCGGCTCACCGCCGCCGTCGAGACGGTGCGGTCGGACCCGCGCCCGACGCCTCGGCCGCCAGACGTCGGGTCGCCCGACAACTGGACCGTCGCGGAGAAACGCGTCGAGACGACGGTCCGCGTCGAGGCGTCCGCCGGCCTCGAACCGGGAGTGCCGTCAGGGTGGCATCGGTTGACGGCCGAAACCCGTCGAGTCGTCCGGAGTCTCGCCCTGGTCGTTCGGTGGCGACGGGGCAACGAGACGCGCCAGACCATCCGGCGGTGGACCGAGGAGTACCGCGTCGGCGTCGGCGTCGCGGGCGACCACCGTGAAGTCGACGGCGCTCCGCCGCGACCGATAGCCCGCGTCCACGAACCCGGCGGCGCGCTCGACGGACCCAACTTCCGGGACGTTCGAGCGAAGGCGGTCAACCGACTCGTCGACCGGCGGGGCGGCTACGACCGACTTGCACGACGGGCGGTCGGGGCGACGCTCGACACCCGTCCGGTGACCGTGACCGGACGACGGCCCGCCGAACTCCGGGCGTGGGTCGTCGAGGACTTGCGAACTCTCCGCGAGCGCGTCCGGAACGTCACCGTGGAGGTGTCGCGGGAGGGACTGGTCACCGGTCGGGCGACCCCGGCCGCCGCCCTCGCCGAGCGACTCCGCGAGCGCCGGGAGTCGCTCGTCGCCGCGCCGACCAGGTACGACGGCGTCGCGGACCGGGCGCGGGTCGCCGCCCGCCGAGCGTACATCGACGAGGTGGTCGAGCGACTCGAGGCGCGAGCAGGTCGAACGACTCGACTCCAGTCGGGCGTCGGGCGCGCGCTCTCGAACGCCGGAATCTCGCTCGACCGCGTGCGCCGCATCGCCGACGCGACGCGCTCGGTCGAGACGCCGGCGCCTCGGCCGATGGCCGCCGCCGGACCCGGGTCGCCGACGAATCTCAGCGTCGACGGCGCGCCGCCGTACCTGACGCTGACCGCGCTCGGCCACGAACGGGTCGCCGCGATTCCGGAAGGCGAGACGCGGTATCCGCTCGCCGCTCGGAACCTGAACGTCTTCACCGCGCCGTACGCCGACGCCGCCGACACCGCCGTCGGACTGCTCGACGGTGCGCGCGGAAGCCGACGGACCGACCTCCGGACCGCCGCGCTGGCGCTTCGGGGAGCGAACCGGGCGCTGGCCAACCGGACGAATCGGACGCTCCGAGCGCGACGCGCGAGGCTCCGGGCCGCGCTCGCGTCGTCACTCCGGCGGGTACGCTCCGACTTCGCCCGTCGGCTCGACCGGCGACTCGACGTCACCAGGGCCGAGCGCGAGGCGGCGGTTCGGGCGGGGTTCGGCCGGTGGAACACCACGGCCGCGCGGGCGCTGGCCGCGGCGAACGGGTCGGCGGCCGACGCGGTGGCCGAGGAGTTGCGCGCCGGGTCCGGGAGCGGGGGAGATGCTCGCGCCCAAACTCGGATTCGGGGACAAGTTCGGACGGCGCTCGAACGGGCGCGAGAGCGCGCCGGGGGACCCCCGGAGTCGGCGGTCGGGCGCGCGAGCGAGGCGGCCCGGACACTCGCCCGACAGGAGGCCAAGCGCGTGCTCGGCGACGCGCTCGCCAACGCCACCGAGCGCGCCCGCAAGCGCTGGTTCGGCGAGGTGCTGTCGCAGGTGCCGGCGGGGCTTCCGGTCGCGCCGGTTCCCGGCTACTGGTACGCGACGGCGAACGTCTGGCACGTCGGCGTCGAGGGCCGGTACGCCCGGTTCACGGTTCGCGCGCCGCGGGGGTCGCCGCTCTCGCCCGACGGGTCGGTCGCCTATACCCGCGAGGCCGGGCGTGTTCGCCTCGACGTCGACGCAGACGGCGAGGCGGAGACGCTCGGCCGGACGGAACCCGTCTCGTTCGACGTCAGCACCGTCGTCGTCGTGGTCGTCCCGCCGGGAAAGTCGGGGGTCGGCGACACCGACGGCGACGCCGACGAGCGGTCGAAGGGGTGGTCGAACGGGCGGTGA